The genomic region AAATAGATTCGTTCCCTTTAAGAGCCTATTCCAGTAGGCCAGTTGCTCTCCATGTAATGATTCCGCATGCGATGTGCAACATTGCAAGAAAAGTATCAGCTCTTTTTTCCCATCGAACAAGAATCCTCCGGAATCGATT from Spirochaetota bacterium harbors:
- a CDS encoding IS5/IS1182 family transposase translates to NRFRRILVRWEKRADTFLAMLHIACGIITWRATGLLE